Below is a genomic region from Ostreibacterium oceani.
ACCAGCACAAGACTAAACCCAACCGCACCCCCCAAACCAAACAAGGCCGCATCAAACAAGCTAGGTTGCTCGCGTGTGCTAATGAGCATGACACCTAAGACCGCACAGTTACTCGTAATGAGTGGTAAGTAAATGCCGAGAATACGGTGCAACAAAGGGGAAACATGGCGTATACCTATCTCTGTTAAGCCCACCAAAATGGCGACTATCGTAATATAGGTAATCGTGCGCAAATAACCCAAATCATAGGGGATGAGCAAAAACGTATTGAGCATATAAGCGGCACTTGTGGATAACGTCAAAACAAACGCAGTGGCAATTCCCATGCCAACGGCTGTTTGCATTTTATTTGAAACACCTAAAAAAGGACACAGCCCCAAAAACTGCGTCAAAATGAGGTTTTGTATAAATATGGCGCTGATGAGTAAATACAAAGAGTCGGTGAACACGTCGTTAGCCACGAGAATTAAATAGTGGCTTATTTTATCATAAAAAATGACTGAGAAATAATTGGAAAAGGGTTGTTAGACGATAATGCTCAGGCGAGTGACTTAGGTGAGCAATCTAGGCGAATGACCTAGGCGATAACCGCCGTGCTCAATCAATAATCACCAATCACCATAAAAAAATACCAATAAAACCCACCGATTAATTTTGCGGGTTTTATTGGTATTGGGTTGTTGCAGTCCATTGCAGTCCCCATTGTAGTCCATTGTTTTTAAAAATTAACAGCTTATGCCGCTAGCGTATTTGGCGATTTATCCCAATTAATTAGGCTCTAGCGGGAATAAGTCCGCGTTTTTTTTCGTCAAATAACGCCATTGTTAGTCCCACGCACATCAACAATAGAATCACCAAAAACGGCAATCCAATCGTAATGGCTGCGGCTTGCAGCGCATTTAAAGCCTTGTCACCACCGACCCATAGCAAGACCGATGCCACCGCGCCAATGCTGATGCCCCAAAAAATGCGGGCGCCTCTAGGCGGTTGGTCGCTACCTGCCGATAGCATAGTGGTCACCACGAGCGTGCCTGAGTCTGCCGAGGTGATAAAGTACGTGGCAATCAAAATCGTGACTAAAAAGGTGGCGATGAGCTTAATAACCGAGCTCCAGTCCAACGCCTCGATGAGGGCATACGTCGATGATGAGCTTGCGCCAATGGCAACGTCGCGTACGCTGGTGTACTCTGTGCCGCCAGCCGTAAAGGCAAAATCAGCGTAGCCACGAAGCTCATTGATTAACGCGGTCTCACCAAATACCGTTAACCAGAACGCCCCAAGCAAAGTGGGCACAAACAGTACACCAATAATAAATTCACGAATGGTACGGCCACGAGAAATACGTGCGATAAACATCCCGACAAAGGGTGACCAAGCAATCCACCAAGCCCAATAAAAAATAGTCCAACCAGATAACCAGCCATAACCACCCGCTTGTTTGCTAGAATCAGATTCGAGACTCATGGGGATAAATTCGACAACATAGTTGAATAAGTTTCTAAAGTAAGCAACCATGATATCGAAAAAGAACCCCGTGAAGACAAGAAAAACAACCAAAATAATCGCAGAGAGTATCATGTTGAGCTCTGATAGTATTTTAACGCCTTTACCGACACCTGAGACAGCCGACACGGTTGCAATTAGGGTAATAATGACAATGAGTAGTATTTGTACGGGGGTGCTGACAGATAGCGCCCCGTTTGTCAGCGCCTCTAGGCCAGCGTTTAGCTGTGCAACCCCTAACCCTAACGAGGTCGCTACACCAAATATAGTGCCGAAAATAGCAACCAAATCGATGATATTACCAAACCAACCAAAGACATTGTCACCAACGATGGGGTAAAGCGCCGAGCGTACCGTCAGTGGTAACCCACGACGATAAGAAAAGTAAGCCAACGAGAGCGCAATGACGACATAGACGGTCCAAGCATGGATGCCCCAGTGGAAAAAGGTGACGGTCATGGACTGTCTGGCGATGGCTTCTTTATCGCCCTGATTCCAAGCTTCGTCCCAACCTAGCCCCCATGCCTCGGGCATAAATACATTGCCTGTTGTATGGTAGAGCGGTTCAGCAACCGACCAGTAAAGCAAGCCAATCCCCATCCCAGCACTAAATAGCATGGCAAACCACGACCAGCGAGAAAATTCAGGTTTTTCATCGTCTTTGCCGAGGCGAATGCGACCAAATGGTGATACGGCAAGGGTCAAAGAAAAAATAATCATGGCAAAGATGCCATAGACAAACAAAGGCGTACTAGAATTAGTGACCCAGTTTTTTGCTACGTTATAGACCTCTAAGGATTTTTCAGACCCCATGGTGAGCGAGACGATGAGGAAAATGAGAATTAAATGTAGAGACAGCATTCCCATATCAAAATGCGACCCCCGGAATAGACCACTATTGGCGACTTTTAACTCTCGATTGGTGACATATTCATGATCACTCATACAGACTTTCCTCCTCAGTTATGTTGTTATTACGTTGTTATTGTGTTGTTATTATGTTGTTATTGTTATAAATTTGATTGTTATTTGAATAATAATTTTTACATTTTTTGCGTGTCAGTCTCTTGGCTGCTAGTCTATTGGCTGCTAGTCTCTTGATTGTTGGTCATCAAGGGGTCGCCAAGCTGATTATTTCTTTATTTCATGCAGTAGTTTGTCCATTTCGCCATTGGCGACTTTGGCTTGGTCAGATAGCGTTTCTAATTCTTGCATTAATTCACAAGTGACGCGCAGCGCACCCATTGTCATTAGTCTTTCGGATGCAACGCTTGGGTGGTCGCGACGAAACGCCTTAAGGTGTTGGTTTAAATAGTCTGCACCCTTGATCAGGCGGTCTTTTTCATCGATTTCACAGGCTAAGTGGTAGTCTGTGTCCATGATTCTAACGGTGACATTGGTTTTCATGATTCAATCCCTCGGATGCGGTTAATCATTTGCTGGTTGCTGTAGGTGAGTTGCTCGCTTTTCGCGCTCAATTCGTGGTTAATCGAGGTGAGTTCATCCATTTCGTGTTGATGCGTTTCGGCGAGAGTTTGTTGTAGGTTCGCTAATTCAGCGGCGTTTTCTTCGGCGAGCTGTGAAATTTTGGCCTCGTATGTTGCCGTTAATTTGTCGATTGCCTGTTGATTGGCTTGTGTTAGTGAGGTGATTTTGGCTTCGTATTCTGATTGGGTGTTTTTTGCGGTTTGGTTGGCGTCATCGCGTTTTTTTTCAGCTTCTGCCAGTGATTTTTCAAGCGTTTTAATCTGCATGTTGGCGTTTTTTAACGCATCAATCAGCGTTCGAAGTTTAGATAAATTGATGGATTCTGTTATCATAGTGGTGTCTTTTTTGATGTGAATTGATATTAAAAGGGATTTATATGTGCCCGTTGGTTTGTGCTTATGTATCCTAATGTATCCTAGTGTAACTTTAGTGATGATGTTATAGGTACAATGATACGGGTTTTTGTTTTTGTTTCAACCTTTGTTTCGACTGCGATGCGAGTAAAATGATTTATGATAACTGATTATGTGAATTTTCAACATTGGTTGACCGATGCAGGGATTGAGTTTTCACCGAGTTTTGTGCAGGGTGTGCTGAGTGCTTATTGCTGTAAGACATATAGCGGCATTGGTTGGTCAGCCTTGCTATGGCATCAATCATCTGGTGCTGATAAACCAAGCACTGATAAACCAAGCACCACAACGCCAAGCGCCGCAGCGTCAAGTACCAATGCCATAAACGACATCAATGCGATTGACGTGATGGCGCAGCAATCAACCCAGCAGCAATCAACCCAGCAGCAATCAACCCAGCAGCAATCAATCGGCGCGAGGCAAGACAGCACCCAGACCTTAGCGAATTATCAAGATAAGCTAAAGGCACAACTAGACGACCCTGACTGTGACTACCAACTGCTATTGCCTACTGACGACAATGCACACCAGCTGGCGTTAGCGATACGTGAATGGGCCAGTGGCTTTTGGTTAGGGTTGCAGCAAAGCCATTTAATCAACAACTTAACCGATTCGCATAGTAAAGAATATCTTTCTGATTTACAACGCATTAGCGCGATGCCGTTGCCCGATGAAGCAGATAGTGAGAGTCTGGCGGATATTGCAGAGATACAAGAGTATTGCCGAATGGGCGCAATTAGTTTATATTTGTCTTCTTGGCGATGATTTGGCGATAATTGTGCCGAGTTAGATTAAGGGCATGTATTTTTAATGTTTTTATATTGATTCACAAACGTTTTTATAGACTTGTTTTTTATAGACTTTTTTATAATTTTATTCATTGACAGTAACAGGCTAACAGCCTTAGGAGTAATAACATGGGATTATTTGATTTTGCAAGAAATATCGGTAAGAAAATCTTTTCAAACGATGATGAAGCCGCAGAAAAACTCAAAGCGCATATCGAGGCGGACAACCCAGGGATGAAAGACTTAACTGTTGAATATACAGATGGGGTTGCGAAAATTTCAGGGCAGGCCAAAGACTCAGCAGCGCTAGAAAAAGCCGTGTTAATGGCAGGCAATGTCGAGGGCGTTGGCGAAGTCCAGCTAGGTGAGGTATCAGGTGCTGAGCCATCTGAAAATGTGTCTTACTATGAAATTCAGTCGGGGGATTCACTGTGGAAAATCGCTGAAAAAGCCTATGGCAATGGCAGTCAATATACGAAGATTTTCGAAGAGAACAAAGAAGTCATCAAAGACCCTGATTTAATCTATCCAGGACAAAAAATCCGTATTCCAAATGCGTAATTGATTGCAAATATGATTGCAAATATGATTGCAAGTACGGCAGCAGTCTGCAATAAAAAAGCGGTGTGTTATCACCGCTTTTTTATTGCCCATATGTAAAGTAAATAACAGGCGGCCATTAAGGTTGCAGTTGATGCGCTTGCAGTTGATGCGCTTGCAGTCGACTTTTTAGACAAACACAGTCGCCGTTATTTATTGTTATCTACTCTGATTGATCGTCGATGGTTGCTGACGGTGCGTTATTTTGCACTGATGCGATGCCGTTGTCACGTGCGCTTTCGCTGCTATACATCTGGCTATTGCCAATCACTTGGCCGTTGGTCGCCTTTAAGGTAAAGTAAGGACTGCCGTCTTTGGCGGTTAGTTTTTCAAATTGTGCGCTATCTGCCGCGTTGGTTTGAACCGATTCAATCCCATTGATACAGCCCGCTTTGGCGGCGTAGGCTTGGCTGGTTAGAATGATTTGTCCATTTTGCGCGTGTAGGTTAAATTGAAATTTACCGTCTTTGCGGGTGCTGATGACGAATTTTCCCATGATGGATTCTCCTGTTAAAGGTTGTTGATAAAACGATTAGATCATGTTTTTTTATCTTATCCAATAATCGCGGGCGAATCAACTAAAACAGCGCCAAAACGGACCACAGGATTTGTAATGAATCAATAGATTAAGTCAGTGGTTAACTGTGTTGTGTCGGTGGCTTTGGGCGATTGCTTTAGGTGATTGTTTTGAGCGATTGTTTTGGGCGATTGTTCAGCCTACGCGCAAAGCGAGTTCGGCATAAATCATGATTATTTGAAAAAGGTAACAATTATCATAATAGTCTGACCGTTGTCATAATATCGCGTGTTTTATTGCGATTTTTCGTGTAGAATTGCATCAAAATAATAACCAGAATATAACTCAGAATAGCGTGATGTCGAACTATACGGCGAATGATTTAGCAATTTTAAAAGGACTCGAGCCTGTGCAAGTGCGCCCAGGTATGTTTACGGACACGACACGTCCCAACCATTTGGCGCAGGAAGTCATTGACAATAGTGTTGACGAAGCCCAAGCAGGCTTTGCAACCCGTGTTTGTGTCGTTTTGCACGAAGATGGGTCGTTATCGGTGACCGATGATGGGCGTGGTATGCCTGTAGATTTACACGAACAAGAAGGCGTCAGCGGTGTTGAGCTGATTCTGACGCGCCTCCATGCAGGTGGTAAATTCTCGAATAAGAATTACGAGTTTGCCGGGGGATTGCACGGCGTAGGTATCTCGGTGGTTAATGCGTTGTCGTGCCGCGTCGAAGTCGAAATTCGCCGTGGTGGTGAAGTCTATGAAATTGCCTTTGAGCAAGGGTTAAAAGTCCAAGAGCTTACCGTTGTCGGCAAAACCACCAAAAAAGACACAGGAACGACCGTGCGTTTTTGGCCAAACGCGACCTATTTTGATTCGGCGAACTTCTCGCTGTCTCGGTTGATGAGCAACCTACGAGCGAAAGCCGTATTGTGTAACAATTTGCAGGTTATTCTCATTGATGAAAAAACAGGGCAGGAGCACACGTGGCAGTATAGTGACGGGCTAAAAACCTACCTATTATCCGCGGTTGGTGAAGCCGAAATATTGCCGCATCAAGGCTTTCATCTAAAACAAACCGATGATTATGGGCAGATTGAAAGCGTGTTTTGTTGGTTTGTTGAGCCTAGCGCCACTGGAATTTATGAAAGCTACGCAAACCTCATCCCGACGACGAGCGGCGGCACGCATGTCAATGGCTTGCGCATCGGGATTACCGAGGCGTTGCGTGAGTTTTGTGACTTTCGGCATTTGTTGCCACGCGGGGTAAAGCTTACGCCAGATGATGCATTCGAAGGTTGCCAATTTATTTTGTCGATAAAAATCCCCGATCCGCAGTTCGCCAGCCAAACCAAAGAGCGCCTTAGCTCTCGCAACGTCTCGGCGTGGGTCGCAAACGCAGTCAAAGACCAGCTCAGTCTTTGGCTAAATTCAAACCCTGAGCAAGCCGAAGCCATCGCTAATTTGGTCATCGCTCAGGCACAAAAACGCCTCAAAAAAGCCAAAAAAATTGTCCGCAAAAAAATCGCAACAGGTCCTGCGCTGCCGGGCAAATTAACCGATTGTGTCAATCAAGATATTACACAAAGCGAACTGTTTTTGGTCGAAGGTGATTCGGCAGGTGGGTCGGCAAAACAAGCACGATTGCGAGATTTTCAAGCCGTCATGCCGCTACGCGGTAAAATTTTAAACACGTGGGAAGTTGAGTCAGATCAAGTCCTATCCAGCCAAGAAATTCATGATATTGCGGTTGCCATTGGTGTTGACCCCAATTCGGCGGATTTGACTGGTTTGCGTTATGGGAAGATTTGTATACTGGCGGATGCGGATTCGGATGGCGCGCATATTGCGACGTTGATTTGCGCACTGTTTATGAAACATTTTAGGCCGTTGGTGGATGCTGGGCATGTGTTTGTGGCGATGCCGCCGCTGTATCGGATTGATTGTGGCAAGGAGACCTTCTATGCGCTAGACGATGCTGAGCGTGAAGATTGTGTCAAAAAACTCAGCAAAAAAAGTGCGACTAAAAACAAAAAAATAGCCGTGATGCGTTTTAAAGGATTGGGTGAAATGAATCCATCGCAGTTACGCGAAACGACAATGCATCCTGATAGTCGTCGCTTGGTGCAGTTAATGGTGGAAGATGCCTTGTTGGCAGAAGAAATGTTTGATAAATTACTGTCCAAAAAACGCGCCGCTGATCGCAAAATATGGCTAGAAGACAAGGGTAGCTTGGCAATCATTGATTAGGGTTAAAGCGAGTTAAAGCGAGTTAGGCATGACGTTCAAATTGATATTAAATAATAAACGAAATAATAAACGCAAATAAACGGATAAAGGCAATGGAAGACACACAGGC
It encodes:
- the rsxA gene encoding electron transport complex subunit RsxA, with product MANDVFTDSLYLLISAIFIQNLILTQFLGLCPFLGVSNKMQTAVGMGIATAFVLTLSTSAAYMLNTFLLIPYDLGYLRTITYITIVAILVGLTEIGIRHVSPLLHRILGIYLPLITSNCAVLGVMLISTREQPSLFDAALFGLGGAVGFSLVLVLFAAIRERLLAADIPQPFVGAPIAMITAGIMAIAFMGFHGM
- a CDS encoding BCCT family transporter, producing the protein MSDHEYVTNRELKVANSGLFRGSHFDMGMLSLHLILIFLIVSLTMGSEKSLEVYNVAKNWVTNSSTPLFVYGIFAMIIFSLTLAVSPFGRIRLGKDDEKPEFSRWSWFAMLFSAGMGIGLLYWSVAEPLYHTTGNVFMPEAWGLGWDEAWNQGDKEAIARQSMTVTFFHWGIHAWTVYVVIALSLAYFSYRRGLPLTVRSALYPIVGDNVFGWFGNIIDLVAIFGTIFGVATSLGLGVAQLNAGLEALTNGALSVSTPVQILLIVIITLIATVSAVSGVGKGVKILSELNMILSAIILVVFLVFTGFFFDIMVAYFRNLFNYVVEFIPMSLESDSSKQAGGYGWLSGWTIFYWAWWIAWSPFVGMFIARISRGRTIREFIIGVLFVPTLLGAFWLTVFGETALINELRGYADFAFTAGGTEYTSVRDVAIGASSSSTYALIEALDWSSVIKLIATFLVTILIATYFITSADSGTLVVTTMLSAGSDQPPRGARIFWGISIGAVASVLLWVGGDKALNALQAAAITIGLPFLVILLLMCVGLTMALFDEKKRGLIPARA
- a CDS encoding cell division protein ZapA, which encodes MKTNVTVRIMDTDYHLACEIDEKDRLIKGADYLNQHLKAFRRDHPSVASERLMTMGALRVTCELMQELETLSDQAKVANGEMDKLLHEIKK
- a CDS encoding UPF0149 family protein, which translates into the protein MITDYVNFQHWLTDAGIEFSPSFVQGVLSAYCCKTYSGIGWSALLWHQSSGADKPSTDKPSTTTPSAAASSTNAINDINAIDVMAQQSTQQQSTQQQSTQQQSIGARQDSTQTLANYQDKLKAQLDDPDCDYQLLLPTDDNAHQLALAIREWASGFWLGLQQSHLINNLTDSHSKEYLSDLQRISAMPLPDEADSESLADIAEIQEYCRMGAISLYLSSWR
- the lysM gene encoding peptidoglycan-binding protein LysM produces the protein MGLFDFARNIGKKIFSNDDEAAEKLKAHIEADNPGMKDLTVEYTDGVAKISGQAKDSAALEKAVLMAGNVEGVGEVQLGEVSGAEPSENVSYYEIQSGDSLWKIAEKAYGNGSQYTKIFEENKEVIKDPDLIYPGQKIRIPNA
- a CDS encoding YegP family protein — encoded protein: MGKFVISTRKDGKFQFNLHAQNGQIILTSQAYAAKAGCINGIESVQTNAADSAQFEKLTAKDGSPYFTLKATNGQVIGNSQMYSSESARDNGIASVQNNAPSATIDDQSE
- the parE gene encoding DNA topoisomerase IV subunit B, with product MMSNYTANDLAILKGLEPVQVRPGMFTDTTRPNHLAQEVIDNSVDEAQAGFATRVCVVLHEDGSLSVTDDGRGMPVDLHEQEGVSGVELILTRLHAGGKFSNKNYEFAGGLHGVGISVVNALSCRVEVEIRRGGEVYEIAFEQGLKVQELTVVGKTTKKDTGTTVRFWPNATYFDSANFSLSRLMSNLRAKAVLCNNLQVILIDEKTGQEHTWQYSDGLKTYLLSAVGEAEILPHQGFHLKQTDDYGQIESVFCWFVEPSATGIYESYANLIPTTSGGTHVNGLRIGITEALREFCDFRHLLPRGVKLTPDDAFEGCQFILSIKIPDPQFASQTKERLSSRNVSAWVANAVKDQLSLWLNSNPEQAEAIANLVIAQAQKRLKKAKKIVRKKIATGPALPGKLTDCVNQDITQSELFLVEGDSAGGSAKQARLRDFQAVMPLRGKILNTWEVESDQVLSSQEIHDIAVAIGVDPNSADLTGLRYGKICILADADSDGAHIATLICALFMKHFRPLVDAGHVFVAMPPLYRIDCGKETFYALDDAEREDCVKKLSKKSATKNKKIAVMRFKGLGEMNPSQLRETTMHPDSRRLVQLMVEDALLAEEMFDKLLSKKRAADRKIWLEDKGSLAIID